Part of the Pelotomaculum isophthalicicum JI genome is shown below.
CATAGCGCATCGTTCTTTATACCTGTATCAAGGTTGCCTATTATGAATTCATGCTTCCCAACAAACTGGTGGCAAGGATAAAAGTCCCCCTCTGGTGTAACGGCGAGGTATTCAGTGCCTGCACCGCAAGCTGCAATTCTTTTATACAAACAAGGACCTTTATAGATATCTACGTTAAAGTGATAAAACCTAAATGGCTTTCCTCCCTCCTTTATATTTTTTATATACGCATAGGCAAGCTGTTCATATTCATTAAGAATTTCCTGAATATGCTCTCTGCGGATGTGAAAATCCTCCCCTTTACCCACAACAGGTTCCATCGATATCTCTCCAAATCCAAGATCGGCAAGATGCAGCACATCCTTTGAAAAATCCGTATTTTTGGAAGTAAATGTGCCTCGGATAAAGTAGCTTTTGTTATTTCTTGAACGAACTAAATTCAAAGCATCAGCAAGTATTCTATCATATGTACCCTTGCCTGCGGCATCATACCTTATCGCATCATGAACTTCTTTCCGACCATCAAGGCTAATAACTACATTATCCATATTTGCATTGATATAGTTTATTTTATCGTCGTCAAGAAGCGTGCCATTTGTAGTAATAGTAAAGTTTATATTCTTATCTGCAAGTTTTCCGACTTCTCTCCCATATTCCACTGTTTTTTTAACAACAGTGAAATTAAGCATCGGCTCGCCGCCGAAAAAATCTATCTCTACATTTTTTCTTTTTCCGGAGTTGCTAACGAGGAAATCCACTGCATTAAAGGCTATCTCCAGCGGCATTAATTTTTTTGCCACCTTGTAACTTCCCTTGGAAGCAAAACAATATTCGCACATGAGGTTGCAGTCATGGGCTACATGAAGGCACAAGGCTTTTAAGCCTTTATCAATGTTCATATTGTTTTGAACAGCGGCCTGCTCAATTTCAGGGGAGAATAGAATGCCTTTTTCTACAAGTGAGTTAATCTCCTCCCATGCTTCTCTAATGCTTTCTGCAGGGTATTTCCCCTGTAACTTTTGTACTGCTTGTTCACATGTAAACGGGTTCTTGAATTGCGCCAGCAATTCATACGCCACTCTGTCTAAAACATGGATACTTCCACAGTTACCATCTATAGCAATGTTAATTCCACCCATGGAGTAAACATGAACCATCAACAGCATCTCCAAATTCAATCATCTTTCAAGAACAATTTCATCTCCTACGGATAGGATATGGCAACGTTCTTTAAGAAAACGCTTAATTTCACAGATAGCTATCATTCCGGTACAATGCAGCGGAATAACAGTTTCAACCCCATAATTCAAAAAACTTCGGATGGTTAATTCAATTCTGATATCTGGAACACCCTCCAGGTGCATTCCACCAATTAAACCGGCGATCTTTTCGCCTGGGTACAACTTTTGCGCATATCTGAGACAGTTTACTACTCCTACGTGGCTACATCCCACAAAAATATAAATCCCTTTGTTCCCTTTCAAAACAAGGATTTGCTCGTCAATAAACATATCATGTGATATCTCGTCATTCTCATTGCGGACAAAAAAGTAATGGGGAACATCCTCAAAGGTAACACCCCTTGGGATCATTGGTGATACTACAGCCACGCTATTTATTTGTTTCGTTATTACTGTTGAATTTATTCTTCCGCTAAGTTTTTTCCGAACATCACTGCTCCATGGAACACCAATACTCCTTTTTTCGGTTTCCCCACCACTGATGAAAAACCTTTCATTGAAGGCCTTAGGATGTATGTATATTGGCGCTAAGGCGTTGAGTTTACAAAAGTCCGGTATCCCACCTGTATGATCATAATGACCATGACTAATGACCAGAGCATTTGCTTTTGTAAGATCCACACCAGATGTTTCGGCGTTCGAGGAAAAAACATCCGTTTGGCCTGTATCGAAGAGAATATTCCCGTCATCTGTTTCTATCCACACGGAAAGTCCGTGTTCTGCGAGCAATCCTCTTTTTTTTGCATAGTTGTCGCATAAGATATGGATTTTTATCATAACTCTTTTTATTCCCGGGTTTTAATCTTTACTTCAAGTAGAATATTGTTTTATTATGTTCAATTAACTCTAGCTCTCGTCTTCTTCGTCCGGCGGGTGAGTGATGAAATACTCACGCTCAAGAAGTTCGTGATACTCCTCTGGTATAGGTACTGTAAGCTGTGACGTAGTTTCATCACGAGCAACCAGTTTGCAGACCAAATCATAACTACCGTCCGGATTCTTGCGCGGCCGCCACCGTTTGAGCATGGTCTCTTCACGTTCCATGTGGTCTTTGACTACATTACTACACCAAGTGAAAAAGCTTTCTTGCTGGTCATTGAGGTACTCAACCATTACCTGATCCTCCGCGCAATTACTAAATCTTTTAGATGAATTATTTTTATTTGCTAATCATTCAAACCGATTGCTAGTTATCAAATCCTGGCTGATCATCCTACGTGGCCCGCCATCCCTGGACTTTAACCAATCTTTTGGCGGCACAACCTCCTTGAGCATATCTAATTGACCCAAGGACTTTAGACGGTCGTAGATTAACTGCCAGGCGCAATCTATATCTTTGCTGATTTCACACTTACCATGTTGGGAACCTCCACAAGGCCCGTTTAAGAGGCTTTTGGAGCAAATAACATTATTCTTCTTATTTTTTATGACAAGTTTATCTAATGAAGTAATAGCTAGCTATTATAGACATGTTCCTATTGAGTCATATTTTCAGGGATAAAATTAGCAAAAAGGTTACTCTCATACTCCTCAATCTTACCTTGATCACAGAGCTTTGAAAAATTGGGGTCTACCGGCAATCCTCCAATATACGGTATCTGAAATTTCTGGGCGATCTCTTCACCCCGGCTAGGTCCAAACAACTCAAAATGTTCGCCGCAATGCGGGCAAACGGCGCCACTCATATTTTCAACCAGACCAAGTATGGGAATATTCATCATTTGGGCCATCTTTATTGCCTTGCTCACGATCATGACGGCAAGATCTTGTGGTGAAGATACAACAATCAAGCCGTTGAGAGGCAGGGATTGCATAACAGTCAAAGGAACGTCACCAGTGCCGGGCGGCAAGTCAACAAAAAGGCAATCAAGGTCACCCCAGGCCACGTCGGTCCAAAACTGTTTGACTGTACCGGAAATTACCGGCCCGCGCCAAATAACCGGGTCATCTTCATTGGCGGTCAATAAGTTTAGTGACATAACTCTTATCCCACTATTGCTGATTGAGGGGAATAACGCGGAGCCGTTGCTTCTTACCCCACTCTTTAAACCAAACATTTTTGGCAGGCTCGGGCCGGTGATATCCGCGTCCAGCACTCCCACCGAATGGCCTTTTTTTCTATATTCACAAGCAAGTATTGATGTTATAGAAGATTTTCCCACACCGCCTTTTCCACTCATGACAGCGATAACGTTCCTGATATTGCTAAATTCGTTTCCGGTCAATTTCTCAATACCGGGATTGCCTTCATGACCACACCCGCCGTTTTTTTCATTGTCACATGTAGAATTTGAATTTTGTTGCATTGTTTTAATTCCTCCTTAGTTTTACAGTATACAATTAATGATCGCAGGCATTATCCCCTGTTTCCAGATTGCCGGCCAAAAACAGCCTGACGATATCTTCCGGACTACCTGAGGCTGAATTAGCGCCAACTACTACATTTACGCCATTCTGGTTGAACAATTCCTGTGCCCGCGGGCCCATACCACCGGCAATGATAATGTTAGCTCCTTTTTCGCCCAGTAATCTCGGGTACAAACCAGGCTCATGCGGCGGGGGCGTAAATGATTCTTTTTTTAGAATTTCTTTGGTTTCAGGGTTGACGTCAAAAAAATCAAATCTTTCACAATGTCCAAAATGCATACATAACTGATCTCCTGCGATAGGTAGCGCGATTTTCATTTTTTACTTCCTTTCACTGTTTTATTTTAAAGTTAAAGGTTGCTCCTTTCTTAGAAACACCCCAGTTCACAAGCTATGATTTTTATTTTTAATTTATTGGCGGCCTCGCGGATAAGCTTGGGCGATACTTTAAGTTCCTCCGCCAATTTCCTGGCTTCAGGGCAGCTTATTTTTTTCTCTGTCGAAGTTTTTTCAACCGCTTCTAAAATCGCTGAACTAACATCCACTGCCAACACATCCTTTGTTCTTACATTTATTGAATCCCCCATTTTAATTGCGCCGTCACCGGGAATGAAGATTTTAATTTAGTTCTCTTACCAAGCTTTCCCATGTTGTTCTCATATCTTTTGCCGCTGCCGATTCCGGGAATGCCACCACCGGGAATCCTTTGATCTGGGCTTCGGTGACAGCCCGGTCATAGTGAATCCTTCCTATAACAGTAATTCCACTCACCCTTGCTTTCTCCTCAATGTTTTTAGCTGTCTCATAGTTGAGATCATATTTGTTAATGCAAAGGAAAGTGGGAATTTTAAAATGTCTGGCCAGTTCGGCCACCCGTTCCAGGTCGTGCGCACCGGATACCGTGGGTTCCGTAACGATCAGCACGGCATCCGCACCGGTAATCGAAGAAATAACCGGGCAGCCGATACCAGGCGGGCCGTCAACAATAATGTATGGCAAATTGTCTTTTTCAGCGAGCATCCTTGCCTGATTGCGCACTAGAGAAACCAGCTTGCCGGAATTTTCTTCTGCGATGCCTAGCCTTGCATGGACCATCGGGCCGTATCGGGTGTCTGAAACAAACCACTGGCCGTTGACGGACGGCTCAAAATCGATGGCTTTCTCCGGGCAAAAGTAACTGCAAACACCACACCCTTCACAGGCTATATGGTCAATGATATAGGCAGGTTTTTTTCTCTCATCTTTGATTACAGCATTGAACCAGCAAATTTCTAAACATTTGCCACAACTGCTGCATTTGCCGGGAACAATTCTGGCGCTCTTGCCACCGGTAAAATCCTCTGTTTTTATAACTCGGGGGTCAAGCACCAGGTGCAGGTCCGCCGCATCCACGTCACAGTCCGCCACCACCGACCTTTCGGCCAGGACGACCAGGGAAGCCGCCACGCTTGTCTTACCGGTACCTCCTTTTCCGCTGATAACTACTATCTCTTTCACCGTCTCGCCTCTTTCACAATAGCAATTAGGAGATCTTCGAAAACGCCCCGGTAGCCAGAAGCAGCGGAAAACGCCAATTCACCTCTGGAATAAGCCTCGGCTATCCTGCGGTCGTCCGGGATCTCCGCCAACAATTTAACTTCTTTTTCCCTGCAGAAATCGCGGGCTAAATTATTATCCAGATCGGACCTGTTCACAACTACCGCGTGTGGGATACCCAGTTCTTTGATCATATCTAAGGCAAGGCCCAGGTCGTTCAGTCCGAAAGGGGTCGGTTCGGTGACAAGAATTACGAAATCCACTCCTTTGATCGCTGTGATTACCGGACATGAGGTGCCTGGGGGCGCGTCAACAATATTTAATAAATTATTTTTGCCTGCCGAACGAACTGTTTTGATTAGCGGCGTGCTCATAGCCTCGCCTATATTGAGCTTGCCATGGACAAAAGATATTTCCCCGGCTACTCCTTCTTCTACGAATCCAATTTCCCTGCTTTTTTCGGTAATTGCAGCGGTGGGACAGACCAACTGACAACCACCACACCCGTGGCACATTTTTTCAAAAGTGAGGACACTTTTATTAATGCACAAAATAGCGCTGTATTGACAAATCTCCCCGCAGGCGCCGCAAGCAATGCATTTTTCGGTGTCAACCGCCGGAACCGGCACGTTGACCGGGTAGCGGCGCACAATGCAGGGTTTCAGGAAGAGGTGCCCGTTTGGCTCTTCTACATCACTATCAAGATAAGCTGCTTTATATCCTGCTGCTGCCGCAGCACAGGCAAGATTTACAGAAACAGTAGTCTTACCTGTCCCTCCCTTGCCGCTTGCCACGGCAATAGTCAATTCTTTAGTCATTAAATTTACTCCCGAAGGGTTTTTCTAATCTTTATTTTCCAGTTCTTTAATGTGTTTTCTAATCTGTTCAAGGGCGCTTTCCAGGTAACCTGCTTCTTCCTTAAGAAGGTTTAGCTCATCCTCGCCGCTTGCCGGAAGTGTAACATGCTTTGCCAATAAGGAATTGGCAAAGTATCCACCTAGTCCAATAAGCATTCCGGTGGCAAAGTCGGAGCGCCACCAGCCGCGCTGTCCACCACGGCCAAGCTTTAGAGCTAAACTGGTACCAGGAAGAATACTACTTATACAAAATCCGCGTCCGCGTCCCGTCATTGCCCCCATACCTAATGGACCTTTTCCGTTAAATCCTGGCACAATACACTACCTCCCGACTCAGTAGTTTGTAAAGCTAACAGCAGCCCCTGCCCTGTCCTCCGCGTCCTTGGACCTGTCCGGCTCCCCGGCCGCCACCACGGCAACAATATCCGTTACCTTGACCTTTTCCCTGACCTTGACAGTTACCATGTCCTTGGCTCTGTCCGGCACCAGTTCCACACGGACCTAAACGCCTGCCTGCTCCCGGACCCCGGCCTTGTGGCCCGGTTCCATCTCTCCTCGGCATTTTTACATACCTCCATAATTTGATAAAACTTAAAGCCAGTGACCTTCTACATCTGCCTCTTCCGCTTCTGTCAGCATACCTTTTTTAAATCTTTCCAGGGTATCTGCTACAGTGCCATCGGCACCGGTAAACAACTTAATGCCTGCAACGCTTAATGTCCGAAAAGCCTTTGGTCCACAGTGTCCGGTGATTACAGCTTCCACTCCCTGGCGGCTGACTATTTCCGCCGATTGAATACCGGCACCCTGAGCAGCGTTCAAATTTTGATCATTACTCACTGCGTGGTAATCACCCGTATCTGTATCTACCACGACAAACCAGTTGCACCGGCCAAATCTAATATCTACCTTGCTTTCAACGGTTTGTCCCTGAGCGGAAATTGCTATTTTCAGCTTTAAACACCTTCTTTCGTTTTGTTTTCAACCGATAGATAGTCGCGTTCAATAATAAGTTATGGTCGTTATTTCATTACTATTATACGAAAAAAAAGTTTAACCTGTCAATTATATTGTGGCATAGATTTTAAGGATTATAAATTATTTATTCTAAATAACATCAATAAATATTTTTAAATATCTGAGGCATCAGGCACAAGACGAATTATTAGTTATCCATCCAATTTACCCTTTTGGGTGGATTTAACCATTGATTCAATCTCTTCCTTGTGTTCTGGAAGGATCCGCATAATCCAGTCTATAACAGCTTTATCGAAAGCCTCCACAGCCATACAAGAACAATGTAATTTTTGTTCAGGTAAACCGTTTAAAGCTTTAACAACGTCCTGGTCGTTTACATCTAAGGCTTCCATAATCGGCTTGCCTTTAACCAGTTCGCTAAAAACGCTGGACGTGGCAATAGCTGCCGGGCAGCCATGCACTTCATATTTTATATCTTTTAATTGATCGCCGTCGACTTTAATGTATATCTTTACATAATCACTGCATGAGGGATTACCCGCCATTCCAATTCCGTCAGCATTCTCAATTTTTCCAACGTTGCTCGGATTCATAAAATGATTCATTAATACCTCATTATCATAGACGCTGATTTCCATAATTTTGTACCCCCCTTGGTTGTGGTCACTAGCTCATAAATATTATAGATCCCATCTGTATAGATAATCAATAATCATATCGAATATTCTTAAGTTATAATATATAATATTTTTACATAAACAAAACCAATATTAATTTAATGATAATTCGATTATAGTCATATTATCTAAAGCTACATTTTTAAAATAAATAAATAATCCTTTTATAATTATTTGAAAATATATTATAAAATATTTACAATATATATTTATATATATATAATAAACTTATAAATTATATTTATAGGTGGTGATGATTAAATGCCTACCTGGGATGACGACAAACCAATGCTAAATATTGGTATAGTAGCACAACTACTTGTAGTTCACCCTGAAACGCTCCGTATATGGGAGAAAAATAAATTGATTAATCCAGCAAGAAAAAATAAGCAAAGACTTTATTCAAATAATAATTTAAAAAGGTTAAAGTTTATCCATAATCTAATTAATGTTAAAGGACTTAATATTGCAGGCGTGCAACAGGTCATTGCTATGTATTCCTGCTGGAAAACTAAAAGTTGCATAGATAGTCAAACCAGGAATAAAAGTGAGGCAGTAAACAAGTTTAAACCTTGTTGGAAGGAAAACGAATCATATTGCGTAGTGGTTCAGGATCAGGCGGATATTTGTAATGATTGTAAATATTATCAGAAAAGTTAAGTAATCTTTTTATGAATAATATGCAATATCCCATCCTTATCTGTTTGATCGGGGGTTGAAAAAATGAGCAAGGTAGAGATCACTCCTGACGCCAGAAAATATATTCTCCAAAAAACTGATACGATCACAATAATTATTAGAACGACAGGAAGTTGAGCCTGCTGCCCCAGTGAGCCTGCCGTGCTTGTAGGCTTAACGCCCGAAACCCGGAGTTTTAACAAAGTGATTGTAGGCGGGATTAATGTTTATATTTTTAAAGGAGCAGTTGCTGGGCCGGAAGGGATCAATATTTCCCTGAGCGGTTTTTGGATATGGATTAAGTTTATACCGCGCACTCTCTCTGCGGGGTTCGGGGAAACACGTTTATGTCCCTATCCGTCAAATTATAATGCTCCCATAGGATGGGACACAAAATTTAAAAGTAAATTATACTAGTTAAAAGCGAAACAATTATTCTGCAGAATTTAAAACAAGGTCGTCCTAGAGGTACTGTAAAGACCTCCACTATCAATGAAATTGCCGCTAAATACGGTACAATTCAAAGGCCATCCACCTCTGGAAAATCGAGTTTTTTATTAGCCCTGACAAGTTTAGATGCGTAATTGGCTTATAAAACAGAGCCAGGATACATTATTTACATGTTATCCTGGCTCTGGGCTACTCCCTGCTTATCGTTTAGATAAACAAATTGACGTTGGAGTCCTCAGCTTCACCCAGATAATAACCAACACCGCCGATTTTTACACCAGGCAGCAATTCTTCCGGTTTTAAACCCATGACATCCATGGACATTTGGCAGGCCACAAGTTCAATGCCGCTTTCGATAGCCGCCTCAATTAATTCTTCTAAAGACGGAACATTTTTATTTTTCATCACGGCTTTCATCATCATTGTTCCCAAACCCATCATATTCATTTTTGACAGTTTCAGTTTTTTGCTGCCCCGGGGCATCATCATCCCAAACATCTTATCCATAAAGCCTTTTTCAACAGCCGGCTGATTGTGCTTTCTGATAATATTCAGCCCCCAAAAGGTGAAAAACATGGTAACCTTTTTACCCATGGTGGCGGCACCGTTGGCGATGATGAAAGAGGCTAAGGCTTTATCCAAATCTCCGCTGAAGACAACCAGGGTCTTGTTATCTCTAACCCGGGTCATTTCAGGGGCGGCACTAATTAATTCTGCTCCGGTCTTTTTTATATAAGCTGTTATCAGGGCTCCTTCTTTATTTAGTTCAACTAACTCGTTATTGGTGCGTTGGCACCAGGCCTTGATATCTTCATAAAACCCCGGGTCAGATGCTGTTATTTTCAAAATTTCACCGATCGCCATGTCGTCGATGCAATTTTTCACTTGCATCAGGGGACCAGGGCAACATAGCCCACAGGCGTCTAAAACTCTCGTATAATTATTCATCGCTTTAAGTACGCTCGATTCCGCATCGGTATCCTTTGTCGAAATGCCGGAAGGTTTAAAATTGGCCAGCATAAAACTTTCGTATCCCCCTGTCAGGTTTTTAACTTTATAGCCCTTTTGGCTCAAAACACTAGCTGCGATATAACCTCGCAGACCGACCTTGCAATATAGCCAAATCTCTTTATCCTTCGAGAATTCACTAATTCTATCTCTGATAGAGTCTACCGGAATGTGCACGGCGCCTTCGATGTGTCCATTCTTGTATTCCTCTTCTGTTCTTACATCTACCAGCTGAACCCGGTTTAAATCGATTGTATTCATGTCTCTCGGCAGGACGACTTCCATCCTCCCGCGTAAGACGTTTTCCGCCACATAACCAGCCATGTTAACCGGGTCCTTTGCCGAGGAATAGGGGGGAGCATATGCCAATTCCAGCTCGGTTAAGTCAGTGACCGTACCCCGCAGCCTAATCACTGTGGCGATATCATCAATTCGCTTATCCACCCCCTCATAACCAAAGGCCTGGGCTCCGAGAATTTTCCCTTCACTGTCGAAGATTAACTTGATGGACAGCGGAGCGGCACCCGGGTAGTAGGCGGCATGAGCATTGGGATGAACATAAATAACGTGAAAAGGGATGCCTGAATTGGCTAAAGTCCGTTCATTGCTACCGGTACAGGCGCCGGTTAAACTAAAAATTTTAATTATGCTGGTGCCTTGCGTCCCCTTGTAAGTGGACGCTATGCCACAGATATTGTCAGCGGCAATTCTGCCTTGTTTGTTAGCTGGTCCGGCCAGGGGAATGGTGGTCTTTTGTCCGTTGACGAAATCCACTGTCTCTATCGCGTCTCCTACAGCGTAAATATTATTTATGCTGGTCTGCAGCTTGTCATTAACGACGATATGACCTTTAGGACCTAATTCAATGCCGGAATCCTTGATAAAGCCGGTATCAGGGGTAACTCCTATTGCCAATATAATTAGATCTGCCTCAAGCCTTTTCTCACTTTTTAAGGCAACTTCGACGATACCGTTTCGATCGCTAAACCCGGTAACGCTATCACCTAAGACCAGGGCAATCCCATGCTCTTGCAGTTCTTTTTCGGCCCTGGTGACCATATCGGAATCAAAGGGGGCCAGGATATGGGGAGCCGCTTCGACTATTGTAACGGCAATGCCCTTTTCGGTTAAATTCTCTGCCACTTCAACTCCGACAAAGCCGCCACCAACGACAACCGCTTTTTTTACCAGCTTTCGCTCAATGAAATCTTTTATATTATCGGTATCCGGGATGTTGCGCAAGGTAAAAATGCCGGGATGTTCAATGCCAGGAATTTTGGGCCGAATAGCTTTGGCGCCGGGAGACAGAACTAAAAAGTCGTAGGTTTCGTCATAAACGCCCCGCGTCTCGCTAGCTACTTTGACAGAGTTGTTTTTCGCATCAATACCAATGACTTCACTGTTTACTCTAATGTCAATGTTAAACCTGGCGTGCATCGCTTCCGGCGTTTGCACCAGTAGCTTATTTCTCTCTTGGATAGCGCCGCCGATGTAATAAGGCAGACCACAGTTAGCGAAAGAAATAAATTCCCCTCGTTCAAAGAGAATGATTTCTGCTTCTTCATCTAGTCTTCTTAACCTGGCGGCGGCTGAAGCGCCACCGGCAACTCCACCAACAATGAGGATTTTCTTAGTCATTTTTTTGCTCCTCCTCAGGAAATAAAATGTTAATCAATTGTTTAACTGTATCGTTATTAATTCTGTAACCAATTTCCACCCCGTTCCTTTTACCAACAATCACTTTAGCGGCGCGAAGCTTTTGAACATGCTGCGATATGGTTGATTGAGGCAACTTCAAGCAGGTTTGCATATAGGTGACATTGCATTGCCCTTTGTCCAGCAGTCCACGGATAATGCACAATCTTACGGGATGAGCAATAACCTTTAATAATTCGGCTGTTTCAAAATATATTTCAAAGTCATTATGCATTAATGCCTTCCTCCCATAATACCACTATATTAATATATTACGATATTACGATAAATGATTCAATATTAATAAAAAACTTTAGGCAAACAAAAGTATAATTTCCTGGCGACAAAAAAGAGGCCTTCCGGCCTCCTTTTTCATGTAATCGATTATCCTGTTCTTGAATTGAATAGCTTATTAGGTCCAGGATAATTCTTTGTCATTTGTTTGTTTGAAGAGGATTACTTTCTATAATTTTTTCTACTTCTTCATATCCCGGCGGAAATGCGAAGTTGTAACGCGCGGGAAGCGCAAAAACGTATCCGGTGTTACGGCCAAGTTCTTTTGGCCCGACAGGTGCCGCACCAATGTGGAATTTTCCCTGCTGAAGTGAGCTCCACTGGTCAAGAGTGAATATCATTATGGGGATATCCTGCCGCCGGTTTTCAGGATTCCATTGAGGATGCCTGATGGAAATCATCGGGCCAGTTTCAACAATCTCACTACTTCCAATAGCGAGACCCTCCCATTTGTCGGTTACAATCGAATAATCTTTCCAAGTTACCGGTAATGAAAAACTAAAATCATATTGGGTATTTCTGTATACAATTGAGTCTGCCGCCGCCTCATTGCTTACATCGTTTTGCTGCGGTTGCTGAGTATCGTTGCCCACATTTTTGCAACCAAACAGTGAAACACCCAATAATATGATAAATGCCAAT
Proteins encoded:
- a CDS encoding iron-sulfur cluster assembly scaffold protein; this encodes MEISVYDNEVLMNHFMNPSNVGKIENADGIGMAGNPSCSDYVKIYIKVDGDQLKDIKYEVHGCPAAIATSSVFSELVKGKPIMEALDVNDQDVVKALNGLPEQKLHCSCMAVEAFDKAVIDWIMRILPEHKEEIESMVKSTQKGKLDG
- a CDS encoding ATP-binding protein yields the protein MTKELTIAVASGKGGTGKTTVSVNLACAAAAAGYKAAYLDSDVEEPNGHLFLKPCIVRRYPVNVPVPAVDTEKCIACGACGEICQYSAILCINKSVLTFEKMCHGCGGCQLVCPTAAITEKSREIGFVEEGVAGEISFVHGKLNIGEAMSTPLIKTVRSAGKNNLLNIVDAPPGTSCPVITAIKGVDFVILVTEPTPFGLNDLGLALDMIKELGIPHAVVVNRSDLDNNLARDFCREKEVKLLAEIPDDRRIAEAYSRGELAFSAASGYRGVFEDLLIAIVKEARR
- a CDS encoding MerR family transcriptional regulator; amino-acid sequence: MPTWDDDKPMLNIGIVAQLLVVHPETLRIWEKNKLINPARKNKQRLYSNNNLKRLKFIHNLINVKGLNIAGVQQVIAMYSCWKTKSCIDSQTRNKSEAVNKFKPCWKENESYCVVVQDQADICNDCKYYQKS
- a CDS encoding NifB/NifX family molybdenum-iron cluster-binding protein; its protein translation is MKIALPIAGDQLCMHFGHCERFDFFDVNPETKEILKKESFTPPPHEPGLYPRLLGEKGANIIIAGGMGPRAQELFNQNGVNVVVGANSASGSPEDIVRLFLAGNLETGDNACDH
- a CDS encoding Mrp/NBP35 family ATP-binding protein, translating into MQQNSNSTCDNEKNGGCGHEGNPGIEKLTGNEFSNIRNVIAVMSGKGGVGKSSITSILACEYRKKGHSVGVLDADITGPSLPKMFGLKSGVRSNGSALFPSISNSGIRVMSLNLLTANEDDPVIWRGPVISGTVKQFWTDVAWGDLDCLFVDLPPGTGDVPLTVMQSLPLNGLIVVSSPQDLAVMIVSKAIKMAQMMNIPILGLVENMSGAVCPHCGEHFELFGPSRGEEIAQKFQIPYIGGLPVDPNFSKLCDQGKIEEYESNLFANFIPENMTQ
- a CDS encoding ATP-binding protein: MKEIVVISGKGGTGKTSVAASLVVLAERSVVADCDVDAADLHLVLDPRVIKTEDFTGGKSARIVPGKCSSCGKCLEICWFNAVIKDERKKPAYIIDHIACEGCGVCSYFCPEKAIDFEPSVNGQWFVSDTRYGPMVHARLGIAEENSGKLVSLVRNQARMLAEKDNLPYIIVDGPPGIGCPVISSITGADAVLIVTEPTVSGAHDLERVAELARHFKIPTFLCINKYDLNYETAKNIEEKARVSGITVIGRIHYDRAVTEAQIKGFPVVAFPESAAAKDMRTTWESLVRELN
- a CDS encoding NifB/NifX family molybdenum-iron cluster-binding protein, which translates into the protein MKIAISAQGQTVESKVDIRFGRCNWFVVVDTDTGDYHAVSNDQNLNAAQGAGIQSAEIVSRQGVEAVITGHCGPKAFRTLSVAGIKLFTGADGTVADTLERFKKGMLTEAEEADVEGHWL
- the scfB gene encoding thioether cross-link-forming SCIFF peptide maturase, which translates into the protein MVHVYSMGGINIAIDGNCGSIHVLDRVAYELLAQFKNPFTCEQAVQKLQGKYPAESIREAWEEINSLVEKGILFSPEIEQAAVQNNMNIDKGLKALCLHVAHDCNLMCEYCFASKGSYKVAKKLMPLEIAFNAVDFLVSNSGKRKNVEIDFFGGEPMLNFTVVKKTVEYGREVGKLADKNINFTITTNGTLLDDDKINYINANMDNVVISLDGRKEVHDAIRYDAAGKGTYDRILADALNLVRSRNNKSYFIRGTFTSKNTDFSKDVLHLADLGFGEISMEPVVGKGEDFHIRREHIQEILNEYEQLAYAYIKNIKEGGKPFRFYHFNVDIYKGPCLYKRIAACGAGTEYLAVTPEGDFYPCHQFVGKHEFIIGNLDTGIKNDALCERFRKTSILTKEECRDCWAKLYCSGGCHANSYYASGDIMKPEELFCAMQKKRLECAIMIEAYQQLDE
- a CDS encoding DUF5320 domain-containing protein; protein product: MPGFNGKGPLGMGAMTGRGRGFCISSILPGTSLALKLGRGGQRGWWRSDFATGMLIGLGGYFANSLLAKHVTLPASGEDELNLLKEEAGYLESALEQIRKHIKELENKD
- a CDS encoding MBL fold metallo-hydrolase produces the protein MIKIHILCDNYAKKRGLLAEHGLSVWIETDDGNILFDTGQTDVFSSNAETSGVDLTKANALVISHGHYDHTGGIPDFCKLNALAPIYIHPKAFNERFFISGGETEKRSIGVPWSSDVRKKLSGRINSTVITKQINSVAVVSPMIPRGVTFEDVPHYFFVRNENDEISHDMFIDEQILVLKGNKGIYIFVGCSHVGVVNCLRYAQKLYPGEKIAGLIGGMHLEGVPDIRIELTIRSFLNYGVETVIPLHCTGMIAICEIKRFLKERCHILSVGDEIVLER